From Euwallacea fornicatus isolate EFF26 chromosome 35, ASM4011564v1, whole genome shotgun sequence, a single genomic window includes:
- the LOC136348742 gene encoding FGGY carbohydrate kinase domain-containing protein isoform X1: protein MTPRAYFVGVDVGTGSVRAALVTENGKILKNHAGSTKTWNVQPDFYEQSTDDIWAAVISCVKEVIKGVSPQDIKGIGFDATCSLVCVDKFGNPLTVSPSGRTENFHNSNQKANKILGNNQQNVILWLDHRAVKETEYINSFNHPVLQYVGGKIFPEMETPKLLWLKKYLKDTWEKAGYFFDLPDFLTWRATDSTSRSSCSLVCKWTYQMKVDGTESWNRTFFEQIGLLDLAQDNWSKIGSVVQYPGAPVGNGLSERAAKELGLFPGTPVGTSMIDAHAGGLGLIGCEADNIDPHFETRVGLICGTSTCHMAVAKEAIFAPGVWGPYKSAMIPGMWLNEGGQSATGKLVDHVIDSHPATSGIRKKLPENMHIIEYLNNIIYDLAKKQQLSNPAHLTRDLHVYPDFHGNRLLANPTLKGMISGLTLNSDEENLAMLYLATVQALSYGTRQIIDRLKDSGYQNIKSTLICGGLSKNPIFTAAQANVCNLPVICPDEIESVLLGSAILGAVAANHFDSLEHAIHSMGGKGKAVFPDPDVTAFHDKKYQVFLKMHDDQIKYRELMEGS from the exons ATGACTCCCAGGGCATATTTCGTAGGGGTGGACGTCGGCACAGGAAGTGTAAGGGCTGCGTTGGTAACTGAAAATGGTAAGATCTTAAAGAACCACGCAGGTAGCACGAAAACTTGGAACGTTCAACCGGATTTCTATGAGCAGTCTACTGACGACATTTGGGCGGCTGTTATTAGTTGTGTCAAG GAAGTCATTAAGGGCGTATCGCCGCAAGATATTAAAGGTATTGGCTTCGATGCGACTTGTTCACTGGTCTGCGTagataaatttggaaatcctcTCACAGTCAGTCCTTCTGGTAGAActgaaaatttccataattcTAATCAgaaagcaaataaaattttaggcaATAACCAACAAAATGTCATATTATGGCTGGACCACAGGGCAGTGAAGGAAACTGAATATATTAATAGTTTCAATCATCCAGTATTGCAATACGTTggaggaaaaatatttccagaaatGGAAACACCTAAATTGTTATGGTTGAAGAAATACCTGAAAGATACATGGGAAAAGGCTGGATATTTTTTCGATCTTCCAGATTTCCTAACATGGCGAGCCACTGACTCAACATCCAG ATCATCTTGTTCTCTAGTCTGTAAGTGGACCTACCAAATGAAGGTAGACGGTACAGAATCTTGGAATAGAACGTTCTTTGAACAAATAGGCCTGCTGGATTTGGCTCAGGACAACTGGAGCAAAATTGGATCAGTCGTCCAGTATCCAGGAGCCCCAGTGG GAAATGGCTTATCTGAAAGAGCCGCCAAAGAATTAGGACTTTTTCCAGGAACTCCAGTTGGTACTTCAATGATAGACGCCCATGCAGGCGGTTTAGGACTAATAGGTTGCGAGGCGGATAACATCGATCCTCACTTCGAGACTAGAGTTG GACTGATCTGTGGAACATCAACTTGTCACATGGCTGTAGCAAAGGAGGCCATATTTGCCCCTGGAGTTTGGGGTCCTTATAAAAGCGCCATGATCCCAGGTATGTGGCTGAACGAAGGAGGTCAAAGTGCTACTGGAAAGTTAGTGGATCATGTAATTGATAGTCATCCAGCCACTTCaggaataagaaaaaagttaccAGAAAACAT GCATATCATCGAATATTTGAACAACATAAtatacgatttggccaaaaagcaGCAGCTTAGCAATCCTGCACATCTCACCAGAGACCTCCATGTTTATCCAGATTTTCACGGCAATAGACTGCTGGCCAATCCAACATTAAAGGGAATG ATTTCTGGATTAACATTAAACAGCGATGAAGAAAATTTAGCCATGCTCTATCTGGCCACGGTGCAGGCTCTATCG TACGGAACCCGTCAAATAATAGACCGATTGAAGGATTCAGGGTACCAGAATATAAAATCTACTCTCATCTGTGGTGGCCTCAGTAAGAACCCAATTTTTACAGCTGCCCAGGCCAACGTATGCAATCTCCCTGTTATATGCCCTGATGAAATTGAAAGCGTTCTGCTGGGTTCTGCCATTTTAG gtGCTGTGGCTGCAAATCATTTTGATTCGTTGGAGCACGCTATACACTCGATGGGTGGCAAAGGAAAAGCTGTATTTCCAGATCCTGACGTAACAGCTTTTCACGACAAGAAATACCAGGTTTTCTTAAAGATGCatgatgatcaaattaaaTACAGGGAACTGATGGAAGGATCATAA
- the LOC136348742 gene encoding FGGY carbohydrate kinase domain-containing protein isoform X3 — protein MTPRAYFVGVDVGTGSVRAALVTENGKILKNHAGSTKTWNVQPDFYEQSTDDIWAAVISCVKEVIKGVSPQDIKGIGFDATCSLVCVDKFGNPLTVSPSGNNQQNVILWLDHRAVKETEYINSFNHPVLQYVGGKIFPEMETPKLLWLKKYLKDTWEKAGYFFDLPDFLTWRATDSTSRSSCSLVCKWTYQMKVDGTESWNRTFFEQIGLLDLAQDNWSKIGSVVQYPGAPVGNGLSERAAKELGLFPGTPVGTSMIDAHAGGLGLIGCEADNIDPHFETRVGLICGTSTCHMAVAKEAIFAPGVWGPYKSAMIPGMWLNEGGQSATGKLVDHVIDSHPATSGIRKKLPENMHIIEYLNNIIYDLAKKQQLSNPAHLTRDLHVYPDFHGNRLLANPTLKGMISGLTLNSDEENLAMLYLATVQALSYGTRQIIDRLKDSGYQNIKSTLICGGLSKNPIFTAAQANVCNLPVICPDEIESVLLGSAILGAVAANHFDSLEHAIHSMGGKGKAVFPDPDVTAFHDKKYQVFLKMHDDQIKYRELMEGS, from the exons ATGACTCCCAGGGCATATTTCGTAGGGGTGGACGTCGGCACAGGAAGTGTAAGGGCTGCGTTGGTAACTGAAAATGGTAAGATCTTAAAGAACCACGCAGGTAGCACGAAAACTTGGAACGTTCAACCGGATTTCTATGAGCAGTCTACTGACGACATTTGGGCGGCTGTTATTAGTTGTGTCAAG GAAGTCATTAAGGGCGTATCGCCGCAAGATATTAAAGGTATTGGCTTCGATGCGACTTGTTCACTGGTCTGCGTagataaatttggaaatcctcTCACAGTCAGTCCTTCTG gcaATAACCAACAAAATGTCATATTATGGCTGGACCACAGGGCAGTGAAGGAAACTGAATATATTAATAGTTTCAATCATCCAGTATTGCAATACGTTggaggaaaaatatttccagaaatGGAAACACCTAAATTGTTATGGTTGAAGAAATACCTGAAAGATACATGGGAAAAGGCTGGATATTTTTTCGATCTTCCAGATTTCCTAACATGGCGAGCCACTGACTCAACATCCAG ATCATCTTGTTCTCTAGTCTGTAAGTGGACCTACCAAATGAAGGTAGACGGTACAGAATCTTGGAATAGAACGTTCTTTGAACAAATAGGCCTGCTGGATTTGGCTCAGGACAACTGGAGCAAAATTGGATCAGTCGTCCAGTATCCAGGAGCCCCAGTGG GAAATGGCTTATCTGAAAGAGCCGCCAAAGAATTAGGACTTTTTCCAGGAACTCCAGTTGGTACTTCAATGATAGACGCCCATGCAGGCGGTTTAGGACTAATAGGTTGCGAGGCGGATAACATCGATCCTCACTTCGAGACTAGAGTTG GACTGATCTGTGGAACATCAACTTGTCACATGGCTGTAGCAAAGGAGGCCATATTTGCCCCTGGAGTTTGGGGTCCTTATAAAAGCGCCATGATCCCAGGTATGTGGCTGAACGAAGGAGGTCAAAGTGCTACTGGAAAGTTAGTGGATCATGTAATTGATAGTCATCCAGCCACTTCaggaataagaaaaaagttaccAGAAAACAT GCATATCATCGAATATTTGAACAACATAAtatacgatttggccaaaaagcaGCAGCTTAGCAATCCTGCACATCTCACCAGAGACCTCCATGTTTATCCAGATTTTCACGGCAATAGACTGCTGGCCAATCCAACATTAAAGGGAATG ATTTCTGGATTAACATTAAACAGCGATGAAGAAAATTTAGCCATGCTCTATCTGGCCACGGTGCAGGCTCTATCG TACGGAACCCGTCAAATAATAGACCGATTGAAGGATTCAGGGTACCAGAATATAAAATCTACTCTCATCTGTGGTGGCCTCAGTAAGAACCCAATTTTTACAGCTGCCCAGGCCAACGTATGCAATCTCCCTGTTATATGCCCTGATGAAATTGAAAGCGTTCTGCTGGGTTCTGCCATTTTAG gtGCTGTGGCTGCAAATCATTTTGATTCGTTGGAGCACGCTATACACTCGATGGGTGGCAAAGGAAAAGCTGTATTTCCAGATCCTGACGTAACAGCTTTTCACGACAAGAAATACCAGGTTTTCTTAAAGATGCatgatgatcaaattaaaTACAGGGAACTGATGGAAGGATCATAA
- the LOC136348742 gene encoding FGGY carbohydrate kinase domain-containing protein isoform X2 produces MTPRAYFVGVDVGTGSVRAALVTENGKILKNHAGSTKTWNVQPDFYEQSTDDIWAAVISCVKEVIKGVSPQDIKGIGFDATCSLVCVDKFGNPLTVSPSGRTENFHNSNQKANKILGNNQQNVILWLDHRAVKETEYINSFNHPVLQYVGGKIFPEMETPKLLWLKKYLKDTWEKAGYFFDLPDFLTWRATDSTSRSSCSLVCKWTYQMKVDGTESWNRTFFEQIGLLDLAQDNWSKIGSVVQYPGAPVGNGLSERAAKELGLFPGTPVGTSMIDAHAGGLGLIGCEADNIDPHFETRVGLICGTSTCHMAVAKEAIFAPGVWGPYKSAMIPGMWLNEGGQSATGKLVDHVIDSHPATSGIRKKLPENMHIIEYLNNIIYDLAKKQQLSNPAHLTRDLHVYPDFHGNRLLANPTLKGMISGLTLNSDEENLAMLYLATVQALSDSGYQNIKSTLICGGLSKNPIFTAAQANVCNLPVICPDEIESVLLGSAILGAVAANHFDSLEHAIHSMGGKGKAVFPDPDVTAFHDKKYQVFLKMHDDQIKYRELMEGS; encoded by the exons ATGACTCCCAGGGCATATTTCGTAGGGGTGGACGTCGGCACAGGAAGTGTAAGGGCTGCGTTGGTAACTGAAAATGGTAAGATCTTAAAGAACCACGCAGGTAGCACGAAAACTTGGAACGTTCAACCGGATTTCTATGAGCAGTCTACTGACGACATTTGGGCGGCTGTTATTAGTTGTGTCAAG GAAGTCATTAAGGGCGTATCGCCGCAAGATATTAAAGGTATTGGCTTCGATGCGACTTGTTCACTGGTCTGCGTagataaatttggaaatcctcTCACAGTCAGTCCTTCTGGTAGAActgaaaatttccataattcTAATCAgaaagcaaataaaattttaggcaATAACCAACAAAATGTCATATTATGGCTGGACCACAGGGCAGTGAAGGAAACTGAATATATTAATAGTTTCAATCATCCAGTATTGCAATACGTTggaggaaaaatatttccagaaatGGAAACACCTAAATTGTTATGGTTGAAGAAATACCTGAAAGATACATGGGAAAAGGCTGGATATTTTTTCGATCTTCCAGATTTCCTAACATGGCGAGCCACTGACTCAACATCCAG ATCATCTTGTTCTCTAGTCTGTAAGTGGACCTACCAAATGAAGGTAGACGGTACAGAATCTTGGAATAGAACGTTCTTTGAACAAATAGGCCTGCTGGATTTGGCTCAGGACAACTGGAGCAAAATTGGATCAGTCGTCCAGTATCCAGGAGCCCCAGTGG GAAATGGCTTATCTGAAAGAGCCGCCAAAGAATTAGGACTTTTTCCAGGAACTCCAGTTGGTACTTCAATGATAGACGCCCATGCAGGCGGTTTAGGACTAATAGGTTGCGAGGCGGATAACATCGATCCTCACTTCGAGACTAGAGTTG GACTGATCTGTGGAACATCAACTTGTCACATGGCTGTAGCAAAGGAGGCCATATTTGCCCCTGGAGTTTGGGGTCCTTATAAAAGCGCCATGATCCCAGGTATGTGGCTGAACGAAGGAGGTCAAAGTGCTACTGGAAAGTTAGTGGATCATGTAATTGATAGTCATCCAGCCACTTCaggaataagaaaaaagttaccAGAAAACAT GCATATCATCGAATATTTGAACAACATAAtatacgatttggccaaaaagcaGCAGCTTAGCAATCCTGCACATCTCACCAGAGACCTCCATGTTTATCCAGATTTTCACGGCAATAGACTGCTGGCCAATCCAACATTAAAGGGAATG ATTTCTGGATTAACATTAAACAGCGATGAAGAAAATTTAGCCATGCTCTATCTGGCCACGGTGCAGGCTCTATCG GATTCAGGGTACCAGAATATAAAATCTACTCTCATCTGTGGTGGCCTCAGTAAGAACCCAATTTTTACAGCTGCCCAGGCCAACGTATGCAATCTCCCTGTTATATGCCCTGATGAAATTGAAAGCGTTCTGCTGGGTTCTGCCATTTTAG gtGCTGTGGCTGCAAATCATTTTGATTCGTTGGAGCACGCTATACACTCGATGGGTGGCAAAGGAAAAGCTGTATTTCCAGATCCTGACGTAACAGCTTTTCACGACAAGAAATACCAGGTTTTCTTAAAGATGCatgatgatcaaattaaaTACAGGGAACTGATGGAAGGATCATAA
- the LOC136348747 gene encoding uncharacterized protein, translating into MKYLASVFTLMVSLTVSLVISNPVLSKHSKSVDNKERILYDQRQEGEFNIRADLKNFVIMIIPKNSESVDTSGGGLLDLLVRAHSKHSGKHSAKKHQDGSETGGETMHFIESKTAPYHVDITKSSSHLRNDEILATQSPPVNPTALKTVEENNQQKKLKKRSAVATTAAALMRKLRSTRLSKAFVLTVPEDDFVLSNTEDDKKVVKKDGFKKKITNKNKEEWALVGALEQCGPGMVRDYEGICRLKAVDNIPEDAPVVDRDE; encoded by the coding sequence ATGAAGTATCTCGCGAGTGTGTTCACACTGATGGTGTCTTTAACAGTTTCACTAGTTATCTCTAATCCAGTACTCAGTAAACACTCAAAAAGTGTCGACAATAAGGAACGCATTCTATATGATCAAAGGCAAGAGGGTGAGTTCAATATTAGAGCAGACTTAAAGAATTTCGTGATCATGATCATACCTAAGAACTCGGAGTCGGTAGATACTTCGGGAGGTGGTCTTCTGGACCTCCTCGTCAGGGCGCATTCGAAGCATTCTGGAAAGCATAGCGCTAAGAAACATCAAGACGGGAGCGAAACAGGAGGCGAAACTATGCATTTCATCGAATCTAAAACTGCGCCCTACCACGTAGATATTACTAAATCTAGCAGTCACCTGAGGAATGACGAGATATTAGCCACCCAATCCCCTCCGGTCAACCCTACTGCCCTTAAGACTGTCGAAGAGAACAACCAAcaaaagaaactaaaaaaacgtTCTGCGGTGGCAACCACGGCGGCCGCCCTGATGCGCAAACTTAGGTCAACCAGACTTTCCAAAGCGTTCGTGCTGACGGTCCCTGAGGACGACTTTGTCTTGAGTAATACCGAAGACGACAAAAAGGTGGTGAAAAAGGATGgatttaagaagaaaataacGAATAAGAACAAGGAGGAATGGGCTCTTGTGGGTGCGCTAGAGCAGTGCGGTCCTGGAATGGTGCGCGATTACGAGGGAATTTGCAGACTAAAAGCCGTGGATAATATTCCTGAGGATGCTCCAGTTGTTGACCGTGATGAGTGA
- the LOC136348751 gene encoding uncharacterized protein yields the protein MWDTIWYLGFPMFAVSVFGSPYRKLDDEGVYDSDKFDVVYDQRQNGTENYKLSIDGLSLVWSPNSLLAAAALLEPALYGEYPETSVDIILGPDASKPEEPLSGTQTIDIVDNDNKTVNFKPDKLELNKSPEIDASSPPTILVIESSTPPSHKLDPKPESSTNSGSKRQVFFIG from the exons ATGTGGGATACAATTTGGTATTTGGGCTTTCCAATGTTCGCGGTTAGTGTCTTCGGTTCACCATACAGAAAGCTCGACGATGAAGGTGTCTATGATTCGGACAAATTTGACGTTGTGTATGACCAGAGACAGAATGGAACGGAAAACTACAAA TTGAGTATTGATGGGTTGTCTTTAGTATGGTCTCCAAACTCATTACTAGCGGCCGCGGCCCTCCTGGAGCCAGCTTTATACGGAGAGTATCCAGAAACTAGCGTTGACATAATATTAGGACCcgatgcatctaagcctgaagAACCTTTGTCAGGCACTCAGACGATTGATATCGTTGACAACGATAATAAAACCGTCAATTTCAAGCCC gacaaattggaattaaataaatcaccGGAGATCGACGCTTCCTCCCCGCCCACGATTTTGGTTATTGAAAGCAGTACTCCCCCTAGTCACAAGCTAGATCCAAAGCCAGAATCATCAACAAACAGTGGGTCAAAACGgcaagtttttttcattggtTAA